One part of the Granulicella arctica genome encodes these proteins:
- a CDS encoding recombinase family protein, whose translation MPKTLIGYARCSTDKQDLSAQRAALVDLGVAADRIYVDHGLTGTNRARPGLNQALAAVRKGDTLVVPKLDRLARSVPDARSIADELAARGVTLALGQSRYDPADPMGKMFFNILATFAEFESDLIRLRTREGMKIARAKGRLRGKQPKLSDKQQKELGRMHGTGQYTISDLAELFSISRPTVYRTLLRSAQP comes from the coding sequence ATGCCCAAGACCCTGATCGGCTACGCACGATGCTCTACGGACAAACAAGACCTCTCCGCCCAGCGGGCAGCACTTGTTGATTTGGGCGTAGCTGCAGATCGAATCTATGTCGATCACGGATTGACCGGAACGAACCGGGCCAGGCCAGGGCTAAACCAAGCGCTGGCCGCAGTTCGCAAAGGCGATACGCTGGTCGTGCCAAAACTGGATCGGCTCGCCAGGTCGGTACCCGATGCGCGCTCGATCGCGGATGAGCTGGCAGCACGGGGCGTGACACTGGCTCTCGGCCAAAGCCGCTACGACCCCGCCGATCCAATGGGGAAGATGTTCTTCAATATCCTCGCTACCTTCGCAGAGTTTGAGTCCGATCTGATTCGACTGCGAACCCGGGAAGGTATGAAGATTGCTCGCGCAAAAGGCAGACTCCGCGGCAAACAGCCGAAGCTGTCAGACAAACAGCAGAAGGAGTTGGGCCGTATGCATGGAACCGGCCAATACACGATCAGCGACTTGGCGGAGTTGTTTTCTATCTCTAGGCCCACGGTTTACCGGACGCTCCTCCGTTCTGCTCAACCGTAA
- a CDS encoding leucine zipper domain-containing protein — MSRFRVLRSHTERGVPLPRAAWAAGVGLRTVERWLAQYRADGLAAGIHRST, encoded by the coding sequence ATGTCTCGCTTTCGGGTTCTTCGTTCTCACACGGAGAGAGGTGTCCCGCTTCCAAGAGCGGCGTGGGCTGCAGGCGTGGGTTTACGGACTGTCGAGCGATGGCTTGCTCAATACCGTGCGGATGGCCTGGCTGCCGGAATACACCGCAGCACATAA